From a single Silene latifolia isolate original U9 population chromosome 6, ASM4854445v1, whole genome shotgun sequence genomic region:
- the LOC141658936 gene encoding aluminum-activated malate transporter 12-like gives MLHSGTMCMDLASMEAKTQEIECGARNGMVSIYSYWIMKIPRFACKTFWMVGREDPRRVIHAFKVGLSLTLVSLLYLLEPLFNGVGQNAIWALMTVVVVLEFTAGATLCKGLNRGLGTVLAGSLAFFIGFIANQCSHVVRAIFVASAVFSIGTLATYVRFIPYIKKNYDYGVMIFLLTFILIVVSSFRVSDVLKIAQQRVYTIAIGCGVCLVMSLLIFPHWSGQDLHDSTVSKLEGLARSIEACVDQYFKDNNTDASEDDISDDDPIYQLVLDSKATDETLALYASWEPCNTRFCFRFPWKQYVKVGTILRHFGYTVVALHGCLRTEIQTPKAVRALFKEPSIKVASEVSKVLRELSNSIRNHRQCSPTILSDNLHDALKSLDTALKSQPRLFLTPTLTAFHSALHKPPSSGTAVIPTSKTDNSALTEWRTKKEKGGDARMLRPTMSKIAITSLEFAEALPFAAFASLLVETVARLDMVIEEVEELGRVANFKEFVKGDDKVVVVDCGGGVNFGNNGLRNHLPSHGCE, from the exons ATGCTCCATTCAGGGACTATGTGCATGGACTTAGCAAGTATGGAGGCAAAAACTCAAGAGATTGAGTGTGGTGCAAGGAATGGTATGGTGAGTATTTACAGTTATTGGATTATGAAGATTCCGCGTTTTGCGTGTAAAACGTTCTGGATGGTCGGACGTGAGGATCCAAGACGAGTGATCCATGCATTCAAGGTCGGCTTGTCGTTAACGTTGGTTTCCTTGCTTTATTTGCTTGAGCCTTTGTTCAATGGTGTTGGACAGAATGCTATTTGGGCTTTGATGACTGTTGTGGTGGTGCTCGAGTTCACTGCAG GAGCAACTTTGTGCAAGGGACTGAACAGAGGTCTCGGAACAGTCTTGGCCGGATCATTAGCATTTTTCATCGGGTTTATTGCCAACCAATGTAGCCATGTGGTTCGAGCCATTTTTGTTGCATCAGCAGTTTTCTCAATTG GGACATTGGCTACATATGTGAGATTCATTCCATATATAAAGAAAAACTATGACTATGGAGTGATGATATTCTTGCTAACATTCATCTTGATCGTCGTCTCAAGTTTTCGAGTTAGTGATGTCCTGAAGATAGCACAACAGAGGGTATACACTATAGCCATTGGATGTGGAGTTTGCCTGGTAATGAGTCTTTTGATATTCCCTCATTGGTCAGGGCAAGACCTCCATGATTCTACCGTCTCCAAGCTTGAAGGCCTCGCTCGATCAATTGAAG CTTGTGTGGACCAATATTTCAAAGACAATAATACAGATGCATCAGAAGATGATATCTCAGATGATGATCCTATTTACCAGTTAGTTCTTGATTCAAAAGCCACCGACGAAACTTTG GCATTATATGCAAGCTGGGAGCCCTGTAACACAAGGTTTTGCTTCAGATTCCCATGGAAGCAGTACGTTAAAGTCGGAACAATTCTTCGCCATTTTGGTTATACTGTTGTCGCTTTACACGGTTGTTTGCGAACTGAAATTCAG ACACCAAAAGCAGTACGAGCATTGTTCAAGGAGCCCTCCATAAAAGTAGCATCCGAAGTCTCGAAAGTCCTACGAGAACTGAGTAACAGCATTCGAAACCACCGCCAATGTTCACCTACAATCCTCTCTGACAACCTCCACGACGCCTTAAAATCCCTAGACACCGCCCTCAAATCCCAACCCCGCCTCTTCCTCACCCCTACACTAACCGCCTTCCACTCCGCCTTACATAAACCGCCTTCCTCCGGCACTGCAGTCATTCCAACGTCGAAGACAGACAACTCTGCCCTAACTGAGTGGCGGACGAAGAAGGAGAAGGGTGGGGATGCACGGATGTTACGGCCGACCATGAGTAAGATTGCCATAACGAGCTTAGAGTTCGCAGAGGCGCTGCCATTCGCGGCATTTGCATCGTTGTTAGTGGAGACGGTGGCGAGGTTGGATATGGTGATTGAGGAGGTTGAGGAACTTGGTAGAGTTGCTAATTTTAAGGAGTTTGTTAAAGGGGATGATAAGGTGGTGGTGGTTGATTGTGGCGGTGGTGTTAATTTTGGTAATAATGGGTTGCGAAATCATTTGCCTTCTCATGGATGTGAATAG